TAGCGTTGACTTGCGTATCTTcaactttaataaaaagaaaaggctctCACTTGCTACTCGATTTAATCTCAGGAAGTTGCGAGCAAGCATTCAGCGACTGTTCTAGCTGCAGCAAATTCTGCCTGGTCGTTTCTGCTCACACCCATGGAGGGATGGAGACTCAGCGAAGAACATTGGCAAGGGCATGTAAAGTTCCTATATTTTGCAGATATCCCCATAAATGGCTTCTAACATGAATGTGCAAGGTCTGTTAGACATTTGTGAATTTTTATGAGATGGGCAACACATCTTTGATTGCTGCATAATGGTTTGCCAAGCACAGCCATGAATTTAACTCTTTCCACGATTCGAACACAAAACCTTCACGGCCAAATTTAACCAGTGGGGTAATGTGGGTCAAAACTAATTTGAATGGCATTCCATTTCTTGGCCGTGCTGGGTCGATttgaaattggttttgtttGACCGATCATCTTGGAGGCCCAATCGATTAACCTAGTCGAAACTTggtgttgatttattttttaaaataatgttgcattgacttttttaaaacaaaaattattgatcTGGTTTAACTGAATCAACCCTGAGTCGGTTTAAGCATAAaccgtgtttctaaaaaatttaatttttgttttttattaaaatttaatatggtttgtatattttatatcgttttatatactgatatcaaaattaatttttaaaaattaaaaaaatattattaacatgatatCAAACAGCTCTAAGTCATTTTGCATCTATAAACTACACGATGTCGTATAATGTTGCCGTCAAAAGTTTTAATACCTTTCGAAATTCCAAACACAGCACAGCATCACCCAGGGAGTCCTCTGTTTCTCACAAAATCGTCCTTAACCACCAAACCCTAAAACCTCAATCTCTCCAAAATCCCACCCAAACTGTTACTTCAAAAATGGCACTCAGAACGCATCTGTTTTTTCCAAACACCCTTATCCGACCTCCGAAATTCCATTCTTGTCCCTTCCCGACTACAACCCATTTCAGAACCCGAATCCCATGCACCAACAAAAACAGCTTAACTGATGCGGATCTTGCATCAGGTTTGGCCACAGAAGTTGCAAAAATAAATACCCATTTGGTGCAAAGAGAAGAGGCCATGAAGAAAAGCAGAGAATTACTCTTCACTGAGCTTTGCAACTATTTGGCATTGGATAAAGAGGAAGTGGAGAAgaaatggagcaaaatggaTCAAGAGGAGATAAGGGTTTTGGTTAAAGGCTTTGTTAATGAATGGGGTGCCAATTTTCACCCTTTATCTGCTAGGTCTGTCGAAGAAATGATTGAAGAGTATTTACATGAAGAGAAGCCATCTTCAAACTCTTCTCGTTCAATGCTGTTTCCTGGTTTGAAGAGGATAATGGGGTTTTCTGAATAAGTCCACATGTTTAAGATAGCATGGTGGCATATCTTGTAGTAATAGAAATTTTGTTGGAATGGATGGTTCGTTGTTTTCTGTTAACTGCTGGATGTTGTTAATAATCATATCTGGCTTCTTTTTGGCTAGTAAGTTTGATAAATTCACAGAAGTAGAAGATTTATAGTTGAATACTTGTTGTGTGTATGATGCTTTTTTCCCCCTGAAAACAGCCCCCATATTCTTTTTCCCGTCACTTGTGGAAAAGCAAATTGGAACAACCATAAAAGACATCAAATGGCAGGACATTAGAATTGAATGAGGTCATCGGTTATGCAATTTCACCGGAATTCCACTCTGACCAGATAGCTAGCCCCTCCGAATCTTGTTAAGCCGCCTCCCTTTATCCATGTGACGCGCAATAATAcatgtatataaaattaaacatacaCTAACTCAAGATTTCGGTGCCTACGTTCTGCTGTCATAATTCCACCTTCCGATCTATTTTCGGCCGCTCTGATCAGTTCGGTCTTTCCCACCTCTATAAGAGCTCATGATTATGAAAGAACTAATAAGATCCTGCAGTAGGCAGGCATACAATTCTCGGTGACCATAAAGGGCAAGTTGGTTTTTCGGGTGGCCATGAAGGGCAACATCTTTCTGATTTGGATGGCAGCAAGCGTCACTTTCCAAGGTCATTTCTGTAGTACCATCCTCAATTCACAGTATATGGACATTG
This region of Populus trichocarpa isolate Nisqually-1 chromosome 9, P.trichocarpa_v4.1, whole genome shotgun sequence genomic DNA includes:
- the LOC7478771 gene encoding uncharacterized protein LOC7478771; the protein is MALRTHLFFPNTLIRPPKFHSCPFPTTTHFRTRIPCTNKNSLTDADLASGLATEVAKINTHLVQREEAMKKSRELLFTELCNYLALDKEEVEKKWSKMDQEEIRVLVKGFVNEWGANFHPLSARSVEEMIEEYLHEEKPSSNSSRSMLFPGLKRIMGFSE